In Pieris rapae chromosome 24, ilPieRapa1.1, whole genome shotgun sequence, a single window of DNA contains:
- the LOC111001687 gene encoding 39S ribosomal protein L43, mitochondrial, translated as MSNSNLFMKTGFVRAPLQNGVGRYVCQLQRIVFKFCKSHGGSRGLRDFIEQDLVDFAKNNPSVVVYLKPRRHRSPVIVGEYLNGDRVWMSVNQRTHSEITKWIENLRTQQGNLSEIRLRKYQYTDHPSIQGPWTPFTYKNPELNIAELPNVKFGENNRLPISATEQLRLMFEKQKLSDVKTAE; from the exons ATGTCGAATAGCAacttatttatgaaaacaGGATTTGTTAGAGCTCCTCTACAAAATGGTGTTGGCCGCTATGTGTGTCAGCTTCAAAggatagtttttaaattttgcaaaAGCCACGGTGGTAGTCGGGGTTTAAG agattttatagaacaagacTTAGTGGACTTCGCCAAGAATAATCCAAGTGTAGTTGTCTATTTGAAGCCTCGTAGACACAGATCACCTGTTATTGTTGGTGAATATT TAAACGGAGACAGAGTTTGGATGTCCGTTAACCAAAGAACTCATTCGGAAATTACAAAATGGATAGAAAACCTCCGCACCCAACAAGGCAATTTGTCAGAAATACGTCTTCGTAAATATCAGTACACTGATCACCCGTCAATACAAGGGCCATGGACAccatttacatacaaaaacccAGAATTGAATATTGCAGAATTGCCCAATgtgaaatttggtgaaaataATCGTTTGCCTATTTCCGCTACTGAACAGTTGAGATTGATGTTTGAAAAGCAAAAGCTGAGCGATGTTAAAACTGCAGAATAG
- the LOC111001685 gene encoding uncharacterized protein LOC111001685 isoform X1: MSDTEEPAAKMSKIETSCQGTDDELDEGQEEWLSEGILTDDDGTTMPDQNNQTNESLDVTKLADESMQNEDTEEIQTQNDTSTTKAEDIEQALDSMEGTSQNSEIPEALGTFLVRKKTHEAKEESDIDESIHQSDDDGHSTDELLRMLGEDDQKTKTKELTKKARADRHDDTSDDDDVFKQVENIREVRVARSVLNKKVPTKAEPEDMSDEDTYDVRQQSETQSTKYTLKTEVTSDREGDSYDSSEEVTTMKRIFGMAKERASKVAAETTGKAGVIRPSITVTKKAVIVDKSRGKPQLKTITREVQSIIKKPTFSREITQPIKEEVQYTEEYLDEDMEELSQLESKPKFQDIMKPEVMDEEVPSDCDTNVSEDDSLFDDFQSSDSEDVDEWFTLDIRDEKAGDYIPLLGSKALKLLSEEKERVETRLANLKVSLSALAKTGKQQTEQLKKATSTLSELDAALKAS, from the exons ATGTCGGACACTGAGGAACCAGCAGCTAAAATGTCTAAGATCGAG ACTTCTTGTCAAGGGACAGATGATGAGTTAGATGAGGGACAAGAGGAATGGCTTAGTGAAGGGATTCTCACTGATGATGATGGAACTACTATG CCAGACCAAAATAACCAAACAAATGAAAGTTTAGATGTTACAAAATTAGCAGATGAATCAATGCAGAATGAAGATACCGAAGAAATTCAGACACAAAATGACACAAGCACAACAAAAGCTGAAGATATTGAACAAGCCTTAGATAGTATGGAAGGTACTAGTCAG AACTCTGAGATACCCGAAGCCCTGGGTACATTCCTAGTTCGCAAGAAAACGCATGAAGCAAAAGAAGAGAGTGACATAGATGAATCAATACATCAATCTGATGATGACGGACATTCCACTGATGAATTATtg agAATGCTTGGTGAAGATGATCAAAAGACAAAGACCAAAGAGCTAACTAAGAAAGCAAGAGCAGACAGACATGATGATACAAGTGATGATGACGATGTGTTTAAG CAAGTAGAGAACATAAGAGAAGTGCGTGTGGCAAGAAGTGTTTTGAACAAGAAGGTACCCACAAAGGCGGAACCCGAGGATATGAGTGACGAAGATACCTACGATGTGAGACAG CAAAGTGAGACACAATCTACGAAATACACACTTAAGACTGAAGTGACAAGTGACAGAGAGGGTGACAGTTATGAC TCATCGGAAGAGGTGACGACAATGAAGCGAATATTCGGTATGGCGAAGGAGAGAGCTAGCAAAGTTGCGGCGGAAACTACGGGCAAGGCTGGAGTCATCAGGCCCTCCATAACGGTCACCAAGAAGGCTGTCATCGTTGACAAGAGTCGAG GTAAACCACAGCTAAAAACAATAACACGCGAAGTGCAGAGTATAATCAAAAAACCAACTTTCTCGAGGGAGATAACGCAGCCGATCAAAGAAGAAGTGCAGTATACTGAAGAATATCTGGATGAAGATATGGAG gAGTTATCTCAACTGGAAAGTAAACCGAAATTCCAAGATATAATGAAACCGGAAGTAATGGACGAGGAAGTGCCTTCCGATTGTGATACGAACGTGTCTGAAGACGACTCGTTGTTTgat gATTTTCAGTCATCGGACTCTGAAGACGTGGACGAATGGTTCACACTTGACATACGAGATGAGAAGGCCGGAGATTATATACCTCTGTTAG GTTCAAAGGCCCTGAAACTCCTCAGTGAGGAGAAGGAGAGAGTGGAGACTCGATTAGCTAACTTGAAAGTCAGTCTCTCTGCCCTCGCGAAGACGGGCAAACAGCAGACCGAGCAATTGAAGAAGGCGACCTCAACGCTTTCTGAACTGGACGCTGCGCTGAAAGCGTcgtga
- the LOC111001685 gene encoding uncharacterized protein LOC111001685 isoform X2, whose translation MSDTEEPAAKMSKIETSCQGTDDELDEGQEEWLSEGILTDDDGTTMPDQNNQTNESLDVTKLADESMQNEDTEEIQTQNDTSTTKAEDIEQALDSMEGTSQNSEIPEALGTFLVRKKTHEAKEESDIDESIHQSDDDGHSTDELLRMLGEDDQKTKTKELTKKARADRHDDTSDDDDVFKQVENIREVRVARSVLNKKVPTKAEPEDMSDEDTYDVRQSSEEVTTMKRIFGMAKERASKVAAETTGKAGVIRPSITVTKKAVIVDKSRGKPQLKTITREVQSIIKKPTFSREITQPIKEEVQYTEEYLDEDMEELSQLESKPKFQDIMKPEVMDEEVPSDCDTNVSEDDSLFDDFQSSDSEDVDEWFTLDIRDEKAGDYIPLLGSKALKLLSEEKERVETRLANLKVSLSALAKTGKQQTEQLKKATSTLSELDAALKAS comes from the exons ATGTCGGACACTGAGGAACCAGCAGCTAAAATGTCTAAGATCGAG ACTTCTTGTCAAGGGACAGATGATGAGTTAGATGAGGGACAAGAGGAATGGCTTAGTGAAGGGATTCTCACTGATGATGATGGAACTACTATG CCAGACCAAAATAACCAAACAAATGAAAGTTTAGATGTTACAAAATTAGCAGATGAATCAATGCAGAATGAAGATACCGAAGAAATTCAGACACAAAATGACACAAGCACAACAAAAGCTGAAGATATTGAACAAGCCTTAGATAGTATGGAAGGTACTAGTCAG AACTCTGAGATACCCGAAGCCCTGGGTACATTCCTAGTTCGCAAGAAAACGCATGAAGCAAAAGAAGAGAGTGACATAGATGAATCAATACATCAATCTGATGATGACGGACATTCCACTGATGAATTATtg agAATGCTTGGTGAAGATGATCAAAAGACAAAGACCAAAGAGCTAACTAAGAAAGCAAGAGCAGACAGACATGATGATACAAGTGATGATGACGATGTGTTTAAG CAAGTAGAGAACATAAGAGAAGTGCGTGTGGCAAGAAGTGTTTTGAACAAGAAGGTACCCACAAAGGCGGAACCCGAGGATATGAGTGACGAAGATACCTACGATGTGAGACAG TCATCGGAAGAGGTGACGACAATGAAGCGAATATTCGGTATGGCGAAGGAGAGAGCTAGCAAAGTTGCGGCGGAAACTACGGGCAAGGCTGGAGTCATCAGGCCCTCCATAACGGTCACCAAGAAGGCTGTCATCGTTGACAAGAGTCGAG GTAAACCACAGCTAAAAACAATAACACGCGAAGTGCAGAGTATAATCAAAAAACCAACTTTCTCGAGGGAGATAACGCAGCCGATCAAAGAAGAAGTGCAGTATACTGAAGAATATCTGGATGAAGATATGGAG gAGTTATCTCAACTGGAAAGTAAACCGAAATTCCAAGATATAATGAAACCGGAAGTAATGGACGAGGAAGTGCCTTCCGATTGTGATACGAACGTGTCTGAAGACGACTCGTTGTTTgat gATTTTCAGTCATCGGACTCTGAAGACGTGGACGAATGGTTCACACTTGACATACGAGATGAGAAGGCCGGAGATTATATACCTCTGTTAG GTTCAAAGGCCCTGAAACTCCTCAGTGAGGAGAAGGAGAGAGTGGAGACTCGATTAGCTAACTTGAAAGTCAGTCTCTCTGCCCTCGCGAAGACGGGCAAACAGCAGACCGAGCAATTGAAGAAGGCGACCTCAACGCTTTCTGAACTGGACGCTGCGCTGAAAGCGTcgtga